A region of Cheilinus undulatus linkage group 10, ASM1832078v1, whole genome shotgun sequence DNA encodes the following proteins:
- the anxa6 gene encoding annexin A6 isoform X1, which translates to MVFRGTVTDAPDFDPAADAEALYNAMKGIGSDKEAILDLVTSRSNAQRQGVITAYKSSFGKDLIEDLKYELTGKFERLIVSLMRTPAYHDAKEIHDAIKGAGTNERCLIEVLASRTNKQVHEMVAAYKDAYGSDIEEDVITDTSGHFKKMLVVLLQGTRDESGVVDADLVEQDAQDLYAAGEEQWGTDEAKFIMILGSRSITHLRMVFDAYEKIAECSIEDSIKSELSGDFERLMLAVVQCIRSVPMFFAKRLYWSMKGLGTADNTLIRIMISRSEIDMLDIRECFRLRYEKSLYNMIKDDTSGDYKRTLLNLCGGDDDLAGEFFPEAAQIAYKMWELSAMTKVQLKPTVRPASSFDPAADAQALRKAMKGFGTDEDAIIDIVAQRSNAQRQEIRQTFKSLLGRDLMKDLKSELSKNLERLIIGLMLTPAEFDAKMMRKAMEGAGTDEHALIEILVTRSNEEIHAMNAAYQGAYKKSMEEAIQSDTSGHFCRILISLVQGAREEGPADVERASTDAQDLADACIAESDDMEMKFMSILCTRSFPHLRRVFQEFVKCTNKDIEQIIKKEMSGDVKNAFYAIVRSVKNQPSYFADRLYKAMKGLGTDDRALIRIMVSRSEIDLFNIRKEFKETHDASLHEFIQVETMLGDTSGDYRKTLLLLCGGED; encoded by the exons GCAGTGATAAAGAGGCCATATTGGATCTGGTCACCTCAAGAAGCAATGCACAAAGACAGGGAGTCATTACAGCGTATAAATCCAGCTTTGGAAAG GACCTGATTGAGGATCTGAAGTATGAGCTGACTGGCAAGTTTGAGCGTCTCATCGTCAGTCTGATGAGAACACCAGCCTACCATGATGCCAAAGAGATCCATGATGCAATCAAA GGAGCTGGAACCAATGAGAGATGCCTTATTGAAGTATTGGCATCCAGAACCAACAAACAGGTTCATGAGATGGTTGCAGCTTACAAGGATG CCTATGGAAGCGATATCGAGGAAGATGTAATCACTGACACTTCAGgtcattttaagaaaatgctGGTTGTTTTACTGCAG GGGACCAGAGATGAGTCAGGGGTCGTGGATGCAGACTTGGTGGAGCAGGATGCACAA GACCTTTATGCAGCTGGAGAGGAGCAATGGGGCACAGATGAGGCCAAATTCATCATGATCCTGGGAAGCCGCAGCATTACCCACCTACGCATGG TTTTTGATGCATATGAGAAGATCGCAGAATGCTCCATAGAGGACAGCATAAAGAGCGAGCTGTCTGGAGACTTTGAGCGGCTCATGCTGGCTGTTG TTCAGTGTATAAGAAGTGTTCCGATGTTCTTTGCCAAACGCCTTTACTGGTCAATGAAG GGTCTGGGTACAGCTGACAACACTCTGATCAGGATCATGATTTCTCGCTCTGAAATAGACATGTTGGACATCAGAGAGTGCTTCCGTTTAAGATATGAGAAGTCTCTTTATAACATGATTAAG GATGACACATCAGGGGATTACAAAAGGACCCTGCTGAATCTGTGTGGAGGGGATGACGA CTTAGCTGGAGAGTTCTTCCCTGAAGCTGCTCAGATAGCCTACAAGATGTGGGAATTAAGTGCCATGACCAAAGTCCAG CTTAAACCAACAGTCCGTCCTGCATCCAGCTTTGACCCTGCTGCTGATGCACAAGCACTGAGGAAAGCTATGAAGGGATTTG GAACCGATGAAGATGCAATCATTGACATTGTTGCACAGAGAAGCAATGCTCAGAGGCAAGAGATCAGACAGACCTTCAAATCTCTTCTGGGAAGG GATCTTATGAAAGACCTCAAATCTGAGCTGTCAAAGAACTTGGAGAGGCTGATCATTGGGCTTATGTTGACGCCTGCAGAGTTTGATGCCAAAATGATGAGGAAAGCAATGGAG GGTGCTGGGACAGATGAACATGCCCTCATTGAGATACTTGTCACCAGGAGTAATGAGGAAATACATGCCATGAACGCAGCATATCAGGGAG CCTACAAGAAGTCTATGGAGGAAGCCATTCAGTCTGACACATCAGGCCACTTCTGCCGCATTCTTATTTCTCTCGTACAG GGTGCAAGAGAGGAAGGGCCAGCAGATGTAGAAAGAGCCAGCACAGATGCTCAG GATCTTGCAGATGCATGCATTGCAGAGTCAGATGACATGGAGATGAAGTTTATGAGTATCCTGTGTACCAGAAGCTTCCCCCATCTAAGGAGAG TATTCCAGGAGTTTGTCAAATGCACCAACAAGGATATTGAACAGATTATCAAGAAGGAGATGTCAGGAGATGTCAAAAATGCCTTTTATGCAATTG TTCGCAGTGTAAAGAACCAGCCCTCTTATTTTGCAGACCGGTTGTACAAAGCCATGAAG GGCCTTGGGACGGATGACAGAGCACTGATCCGCATCATGGTGTCCCGCAGCGAGATTGACCTTTTCAACATTCGGAAAGAGTTCAAGGAAACACACGATGCCTCTCTCCATGAATTCATCCAGGTAGAGACCATGCTC GGCGATACCTCAGGAGACTACCGTAAAACCTTGCTTTTGCTCTGTGGAGGTGAAGACTAA
- the anxa6 gene encoding annexin A6 isoform X2, with product MVFRGTVTDAPDFDPAADAEALYNAMKGIGSDKEAILDLVTSRSNAQRQGVITAYKSSFGKDLIEDLKYELTGKFERLIVSLMRTPAYHDAKEIHDAIKGAGTNERCLIEVLASRTNKQVHEMVAAYKDAYGSDIEEDVITDTSGHFKKMLVVLLQGTRDESGVVDADLVEQDAQDLYAAGEEQWGTDEAKFIMILGSRSITHLRMVFDAYEKIAECSIEDSIKSELSGDFERLMLAVVQCIRSVPMFFAKRLYWSMKGLGTADNTLIRIMISRSEIDMLDIRECFRLRYEKSLYNMIKDDTSGDYKRTLLNLCGGDDDLAGEFFPEAAQIAYKMWELSAMTKVQLKPTVRPASSFDPAADAQALRKAMKGFGTDEDAIIDIVAQRSNAQRQEIRQTFKSLLGRDLMKDLKSELSKNLERLIIGLMLTPAEFDAKMMRKAMEGAGTDEHALIEILVTRSNEEIHAMNAAYQGAYKKSMEEAIQSDTSGHFCRILISLVQGAREEGPADVERASTDAQDLADACIAESDDMEMKFMSILCTRSFPHLRRVFQEFVKCTNKDIEQIIKKEMSGDVKNAFYAIVRSVKNQPSYFADRLYKAMKGLGTDDRALIRIMVSRSEIDLFNIRKEFKETHDASLHEFIQGDTSGDYRKTLLLLCGGED from the exons GCAGTGATAAAGAGGCCATATTGGATCTGGTCACCTCAAGAAGCAATGCACAAAGACAGGGAGTCATTACAGCGTATAAATCCAGCTTTGGAAAG GACCTGATTGAGGATCTGAAGTATGAGCTGACTGGCAAGTTTGAGCGTCTCATCGTCAGTCTGATGAGAACACCAGCCTACCATGATGCCAAAGAGATCCATGATGCAATCAAA GGAGCTGGAACCAATGAGAGATGCCTTATTGAAGTATTGGCATCCAGAACCAACAAACAGGTTCATGAGATGGTTGCAGCTTACAAGGATG CCTATGGAAGCGATATCGAGGAAGATGTAATCACTGACACTTCAGgtcattttaagaaaatgctGGTTGTTTTACTGCAG GGGACCAGAGATGAGTCAGGGGTCGTGGATGCAGACTTGGTGGAGCAGGATGCACAA GACCTTTATGCAGCTGGAGAGGAGCAATGGGGCACAGATGAGGCCAAATTCATCATGATCCTGGGAAGCCGCAGCATTACCCACCTACGCATGG TTTTTGATGCATATGAGAAGATCGCAGAATGCTCCATAGAGGACAGCATAAAGAGCGAGCTGTCTGGAGACTTTGAGCGGCTCATGCTGGCTGTTG TTCAGTGTATAAGAAGTGTTCCGATGTTCTTTGCCAAACGCCTTTACTGGTCAATGAAG GGTCTGGGTACAGCTGACAACACTCTGATCAGGATCATGATTTCTCGCTCTGAAATAGACATGTTGGACATCAGAGAGTGCTTCCGTTTAAGATATGAGAAGTCTCTTTATAACATGATTAAG GATGACACATCAGGGGATTACAAAAGGACCCTGCTGAATCTGTGTGGAGGGGATGACGA CTTAGCTGGAGAGTTCTTCCCTGAAGCTGCTCAGATAGCCTACAAGATGTGGGAATTAAGTGCCATGACCAAAGTCCAG CTTAAACCAACAGTCCGTCCTGCATCCAGCTTTGACCCTGCTGCTGATGCACAAGCACTGAGGAAAGCTATGAAGGGATTTG GAACCGATGAAGATGCAATCATTGACATTGTTGCACAGAGAAGCAATGCTCAGAGGCAAGAGATCAGACAGACCTTCAAATCTCTTCTGGGAAGG GATCTTATGAAAGACCTCAAATCTGAGCTGTCAAAGAACTTGGAGAGGCTGATCATTGGGCTTATGTTGACGCCTGCAGAGTTTGATGCCAAAATGATGAGGAAAGCAATGGAG GGTGCTGGGACAGATGAACATGCCCTCATTGAGATACTTGTCACCAGGAGTAATGAGGAAATACATGCCATGAACGCAGCATATCAGGGAG CCTACAAGAAGTCTATGGAGGAAGCCATTCAGTCTGACACATCAGGCCACTTCTGCCGCATTCTTATTTCTCTCGTACAG GGTGCAAGAGAGGAAGGGCCAGCAGATGTAGAAAGAGCCAGCACAGATGCTCAG GATCTTGCAGATGCATGCATTGCAGAGTCAGATGACATGGAGATGAAGTTTATGAGTATCCTGTGTACCAGAAGCTTCCCCCATCTAAGGAGAG TATTCCAGGAGTTTGTCAAATGCACCAACAAGGATATTGAACAGATTATCAAGAAGGAGATGTCAGGAGATGTCAAAAATGCCTTTTATGCAATTG TTCGCAGTGTAAAGAACCAGCCCTCTTATTTTGCAGACCGGTTGTACAAAGCCATGAAG GGCCTTGGGACGGATGACAGAGCACTGATCCGCATCATGGTGTCCCGCAGCGAGATTGACCTTTTCAACATTCGGAAAGAGTTCAAGGAAACACACGATGCCTCTCTCCATGAATTCATCCAG GGCGATACCTCAGGAGACTACCGTAAAACCTTGCTTTTGCTCTGTGGAGGTGAAGACTAA